The genomic DNA GcctggcagctcccaccccGCACTGTGGGACACCCGGTGGAAGCCAGCCCGGCGCTCCCCACACGAGTCGGGTGCTGCTGGTCACAGCAGGGTGGCGTGGGGGCTGTGGCCGCCGCTGATACACTGAGGTGTGGCTCTCTGGACAACGGCTGTGATCCCTTTGAGCCCGCAGATCCTAAAGGCCAGGTGCTAAAAGATCCTGAAGTCTGAGCCAGCGTTACCCGTGTCCCTATGGGCTCTGGTGGAATGCGTGGGAAGAGGCCAAGGGTGTGGTTTGACAGGACGAGAAAACACCTCCGAGGACAATTTCCAGGCAGCAAGTTGGTTTCcatgctttcattttctatAAATATCACATGCACAAACTTTTCCACCTACTCTTGGCAATTTAAGGGCCAGAATTTTtgccacaaacacacacatagatgacacatttttttcaggacaACCTGAGACAGCGTTGTTGCTTCCCTTTGCTTggatcccagcagcagctgagattCTGGATGTGGGAGCAGGTGGTGCTGGCAAACAAGTCCCTGTACCATTGCAGGCATTGATGGGAAGAGGTAGcttctgctttcctcctcttccacctCCTCCCCACACTGAGGTGCCCTCCCGTCCCCCTGCCattgctgctgggctgggagagcctctctgccctgggctgtgaCCATGGAATCCCCTTCCCAAACCACCGGTGGGGTACATGGAACCAGTTAGAAATTATACacaaaagatttaaaatgtatataaaatacagcaatGGGCTATGGCTGAGTTAGGGCATTGGCACACAGAGGATAAGCAGAGGGTGGTGGTACCTAAAACTGAAGTTGTAATTTAAGCTTTTGCTCCAATGTGGCTAGGGAAAGAATGTTTTCTATGTTTAGACTTCCTAAAATAAAGACTGTGTTACTGCATATCCTATTGTGACATCCTGTGGTTAAGCACAGTATTACAATACTGTCACATCACAATCTTGGCTGCGTGATTGCAAAAATTAGATTATATGAACGTTGGAACTCATACCTATATTACATGTCCTGTTTGGCCAACTAGCTGTGATCTTCTCCAAAAAGACTTCTCTAGCATGAGAAATCACACTGGGCCAAACATTAATATGAGCTAGCACAGATACTTGTTCTGTGCTGGCCAGAAATTACATCTGTCCTTTCTTAGGAAAGGCCTATGACTCAAGGCATTGACTGTTTACATGCTGTCCTTGTGAAGGTCCATAAATCCACATTTCCTCCTTAAGAAGCATTCCAACTCCAAGGATTAAACTGTTTAAAGAGAAGAGACACAACGGCCTTGGCACAACTGCAGTACCCCTCAAGGCTGTACGAAGCACATGCATTAACTGCACTCCCATCTCTTACAGAATCACCAAAGATTATTATTCCCAGGTCAAGGAACTCGGcatcctctgctctgcaaagtgctcctcctcccacctcagCAGCGCTGGGCACTCACAGCTGCAGGGGATTGAAGGGGCTGCAATTACCCTCCAGTTTGTCCTAAGCCAGcactccagcccagcagccccagcatgCAGAGGAATGGCTCCAATGACACATGAAATTGAGGTCCTGACCCCCTGACACCGTCAGTAAGCCCTGGCATTTTTCTCACAATTAGCTGGATGAGAGGCCTACTTAGATCCCATCTGGGGAATTAGCATTGTTCATTAACAGCACATTTCCATTTCATCAACCTATAATATTTCGGGCCTCAAGCTAAGCAGCTGGATACTCATGCAGTTTTAAAGAGCCTGGAGAGCTGATCAGGATAATAGATGGAGCATTATCTGTTATGACTGCACTTGTTCAAGCTTTTCAGGAAGACAGCAAGAGCAGCCTCCCTAAACAATGCTGTGTTTTGGCCTTATTCTCATTACATGAGACACAGTTAATGCTACTTTCTCTGGCttccttttctgcctgaaaCCACAAAATATATCCCTGCAAATCTAGATTTCTGTCTAAGAGGCAATCAGTGTTGAAGAATTATACTGCACATGCCTCTGTGAGCACTAGCCTTCAGACAgggcctgaaaaaaaaaaaaaagagggtatAGCTTTATAAATAAAGTTCTTCCAATGACATTCAGAAACCAAGAGGAAGCTTATATAAACTCGCTTCACATTGATGTGAGGGATTGAGACATATGACACTAGCTTGTATTTCAGATTCTCATTTTGGGAGATTCCTAGTTCAGGCTTGGCCTGACCTAAGCAAAGCTGGCTGTAATTTGTACCAGTTGTAATCTTCCTCCTACTACCATCCCCCAGTTTACtacatcaaatatttttcatagtaTTGAAGTTCTTATTCCAAATATAGGAACAAGTAACATTGGCTTGGAAAGGGAAACAGTTTATTGAATGCACACAAAATTATGATACAAAAATAAGTTAATTGCATAGAAatttaaagagagagagaaaagattaACTCTAAAATAAAGGTTTGATCCAGATGTGAAGAGCCTCTACTATCTGcacctgaaagacaaaaatgcacTGGTTACACAGCTCGAACTTCCAGTCACAAGGAGTTACAACATGCCAGGGAAGAGCTTGGgccatttaatttaattcaggTGTCTGCTGTGCTTTCCTCAGCATTCTGATGACACACCACTTTTCCAAACTCACTGAGCAGGTGGGAGACCAAGCTGCAAATACAACAATTTGGTGTCCTCATGCTTGTGGCTATGTGGCCACTTTAATCACTGTGGAGAAGCAGGGATTTACCTGTGCTGTCAGAGCCCCTGTGCTGCACTCCCAACAGCATTTACAGGTCAGCTACCAACTCTAGAGCAGTTAGAGGTGTGACAGTGGCACTGGTGCCCGTGTGGACAGCAGCCAAGTCTtaagaaatgtttgcttttactCCTTGTGCCGCTGATACCTGTTGTGCTGACGATTCCCATTAGATGGCACTCCAATTGCTCCCGGGGACTTGAAGGTGGGCTGAGAGGCTCTCATCAGAGCTGCATATCTAGGAACAAATACAACCAGGCTCAGCACCCATGCACTCTGTAGTTCCACTCTTCCATCCAGTTTAATCATCTGCATCTGTCACACATCTCACACTCCTACTGCACAGAACAGTCAAGGTATGTCTGCCTGCAAGAGACAgatcttttattaaaattaagtttaaacTTGGCTTGTCAGGGTATTGATTATTCGTGGTTACTTCAAGGTGCTGGACAGAGCTTTAGGATTCTAGTATTTGGAGCCAGATCTCAAAGGGTGCTTGAGTTGGCCAGCGATTATTCTCAATTAGGAGAGACTGACACAGGTAAGCTTGAAAATTCAGGAAAGCATTTGATAAGCCTTTTCTCTTGGCTCAGAAATTAAGGCtgacatttcagaaattcagcCTGAGATGCAAAGAGGAACTCACGGCTATTTTATTGACATGACCTGTAGTTTCCAGAATTCCCTGTCTGTCCAAGCTCCCCACCAACCCCTGATACCAGTCCTGAAATCTCATCTTGAGCTGAAGTACCACAAGTACAGCTCACCCTGCCTTGGAGAtgggctggctgctccctctgcagtCGTGATCCAGAGGATGCCGGTGTTTGATGCAGAAGTTGCCACCACACTGTTCACAAACCACCTTCAtcatctctttccttttgcagcCTGGCTTTAAGCATTTGTTTGTGAAGATCTAAGTAAGAGAGGACAGGAAGTTGGTaatgtttgctttctctgagcAATGACCAAGTTGAAGCACAAATGTTCAAGTGCCCTTAGAGCTAAGATGAAGCAGAGCAAGTTTTTACACAGTCTGCTGCCAGAAGGCCCAGCTTCACAAGCATTAGGAAGAGAGTTTAgacttcagcagcagttttcttaccttctgcttttgctgtgctggatTGTATTTGCAGTCCTTATCTATGTGTGCTCCAACCACAGTATCTGGGATTTCTCCCTTCTGCACTGGGATAGGTGTGTTACAGAGGGGACACACGGGGACCTGCACATTCTAAGAACACACAACACAgatcagaatcacagaattacagaattgtttaggttgaaATAGACCTTTAAGATAATCAAGTCCAACccaatttttctgtctttcctcttctcttaCCCATAGGTGATAGAAGCATATTCCTAAGTGTTTCATGGTCTCATTTGCTAATGCTTTTAAAGATACACTTCACAACAGTAACTGCAAATCAATTTCCAAAAATCATGCAGACATGCTTTGCCAAATCAATTTGTAGCAACATATTTGGTAAATTGACTTTAAATATCCTTTTGGCTTTTCTGGAATTACAGCCTTTGAATACCTCAAAGCCCAAGTACAGGCCAGAGATCAAAGTTTGGCGCCACttgttctatttatttcttctgtagttTCATGTTTGTTGTCCTTCAATTTACAGGACTTGGACTGCAGAAAATTTTAGACCacaatacattatttaaaatataaagcacTCCTCTCTAAGGAGATGTACTATGAGAGAAAGAAACCAGAATCTATCAGTAGTGACCTCTGAAATGTCATGTTTCTATATATTTGAAATCTGGATGCATCATTAACTTGCATCTTGTGGTTCTCCCATCCACTTTTATTGAAACCACAGATGAAGGTTCAGAGCAGCCCTTACAAATGACTTAGCAATTTGCAGGGTGAATTACTGATTCACGTCATACAGGAACTCACTTTCTTGTAGGCAGAGCTGCACTTGTGGTCATCATAACGGATGTGATCTTTACAGAAGACTTCCCCACATGCGTCGCatttcagaggaaggaaatctgggagaagaataaaaaagaaaacagatttttacgGAACAAAGTTAACAACTCTAAGGCACAAAAGGCTACAAATAAATTCTAAAGAAATGTTTGTCTAGTCACAATCCAATTATCTCTAAAGAGGTTAGATCATTCTTCACAaatattaaaactgaaaaccCAAGAGTGAtaagttttcctctttttatctGCAGTGTAAGACGAACACAAGCCATAAGCACCTCAGGAGCTCCTCGAATGCAGAAACCTTAGTAAGCAACTAGTCAAGAGCTAAGAGCTGAAGTACAAATCCAAAGCCCagcttcaaaaataattttattcatgaAAAGCCATCCCTTAGCAGTTTGACACGCACAGCAACAACAGCTAGCACTCTTTCCCTAGACCTACTGAGGGggcactccagcagcagcactggtgcGTGCCACTACCCACAGCAGCCCTTACAGCCTCGGGGGACAGGAGCGGCCCCCCGGTACACGCGTTACCCCTCCGTGACGAGTCCGCCCGCGCGGGCGCTGCTCGGCGACTTCAGCCCGGGGCTTCGATCCGAGCCCGCACTTACCCAGCTGTTTGCAGGAGCGCTCGGAGCAGTGCTCGCCCAGCCACGGGAGCTCCATAGTGCAGCGGGACCCTCGCTCCGGGGATGGGAACACGAACACGGGCACGGACGGGCACAGAGGAACGGGCGCAGCCGCCGCGGCTTTATCGGCTCCGGGCGCTGACTCAGCGCAGCCTCGTGCCGAGTCACGCTCCCGCCGCACGGCCGCCCCCGTGACGTCACGGCCGCCCGAGCCAATggcgcgccgccgccgccgccgtctGCTGCGCGTGCCCGGCGGACAGCCAATGGGAGGCCGGGGGGCGGCTGAGTCACGGctgggggcggggccgggggatggggaatgggggatGGGGAATCGGGATGGGGGAttggggatggggaatggggaatggggaatggggaatgggg from Corvus cornix cornix isolate S_Up_H32 chromosome 14, ASM73873v5, whole genome shotgun sequence includes the following:
- the ZFAND2A gene encoding AN1-type zinc finger protein 2A isoform X4, giving the protein MELPWLGEHCSERSCKQLDFLPLKCDACGEVFCKDHIRYDDHKCSSAYKKNVQVPVCPLCNTPIPVQKGEIPDTVVGAHIDKDCKYNPAQQKQKIFTNKCLKPGCKRKEMMKVVCEQCGGNFCIKHRHPLDHDCRGSSQPISKAG
- the ZFAND2A gene encoding AN1-type zinc finger protein 2A isoform X2 yields the protein MELPWLGEHCSERSCKQLDFLPLKCDACGEVFCKDHIRYDDHKCSSAYKKNVQVPVCPLCNTPIPVQKGEIPDTVVGAHIDKDCKYNPAQQKQKIFTNKCLKPGCKRKEMMKVVCEQCGGNFCIKHRHPLDHDCRGSSQPISKAGYAALMRASQPTFKSPGAIGVPSNGNRQHNRCR
- the ZFAND2A gene encoding AN1-type zinc finger protein 2A isoform X1; protein product: MELPWLGEHCSERSCKQLDFLPLKCDACGEVFCKDHIRYDDHKCSSAYKKNVQVPVCPLCNTPIPVQKGEIPDTVVGAHIDKDCKYNPAQQKQKIFTNKCLKPGCKRKEMMKVVCEQCGGNFCIKHRHPLDHDCRGSSQPISKAGYAALMRASQPTFKSPGAIGVPSNGNRQHNRYQRHKE
- the ZFAND2A gene encoding AN1-type zinc finger protein 2A isoform X3, which gives rise to MELPWLGEHCSERSCKQLDFLPLKCDACGEVFCKDHIRYDDHKCSSAYKKNVQVPVCPLCNTPIPVQKGEIPDTVVGAHIDKDCKYNPAQQKQKIFTNKCLKPGCKRKEMMKVVCEQCGGNFCIKHRHPLDHDCRGSSQPISKAGQTYLDCSVQ